The following proteins come from a genomic window of Anopheles ziemanni chromosome 3, idAnoZiCoDA_A2_x.2, whole genome shotgun sequence:
- the LOC131288370 gene encoding protein krasavietz, whose protein sequence is MSQKAERPVLSGQRIKTRKRDEREKNDPTGFRDAVIAGLEAAEDLEQISKYLDSAGNKLDYRRYGEVLFDILIAGGLLVPGGSISQDGEKPRTDRCVFAASEDMESMRNHEQIFMRLMRRYKYLEKMFEEEMKKILIFIKGFTPLERIKLARMTALWMANGSIPPQVLHVLNNEHLTKDGLALEFLLEVFTVYKQEKGGNAPLVATLRKGGLDTRLMEFLPVNKRNEDYLKTVLLEKDLADIFKLHMNQASQEAKRELTQLLIDDINDNKTIKDIIADTKDMSAKSNIPEHEVIGLIWSTVMSLAEWNKKEELVAEQALKHLRTYTQLFEAFTSTDRSEMALLLKVQEFCYENMHFMKAFSKIVLLFYKTEVVTEDSILKWYKEGHSNKGKMHFLEQMRKFIEWLQNAEEETESEEED, encoded by the exons ATGAGTCAGAAAGCCGAAAGACCAGTACTATCAGGTCAACGCATCAAGACCAGGAAAAGGG ATGAAAGAGAGAAGAATGACCCCACGGGATTCCGTGACGCGGTCATTGCAGGTCTCGAAGCAGCTGAAGATCTAGAGCAAatttccaagtaccttgataGCGCTGGTAATAAACTCGACTATCGTCGCTACGGTGAAGTATTATTCGATATCTTAATTGCTGGTGGATTACTTG TTCCCGGAGGATCTATTTCCCAAGATGGCGAGAAACCACGTACCGATCGCTGTGTATTCGCAGCATCGGAAGACATGGAATCGATGCGGAACCATGAGCAG ATCTTCATGCGGCTCATGCGTCGATACAAGTATCTCGAGAAAATGTTTGAGgaggaaatgaagaaaattctcATCTTCATCAAGGGTTTTACTCCACTCGAAAGGATCAAGCTCGCGCGTATGACGGCCCTGTGGATGG CTAATGGTTCCATTCCGCCACAAGTGCTGCACGTGCTGAACAATGAACACCTCACGAAGGACGGGCTAGCGCTAGAGTTTCTGCTGGAAGTCTTCACGGTCTATAAACAGGAGAAAGGTGGCAATGCGCCTCTGGTGGCGACCCTCCGCAAGGGCGGTCTCGACACGCGCCTAATGGAATTCCTGCCCGTGAACAAGCGCAACGAGGACTACCTCAAGACGGTGCTCCTCGAGAAGGACCTGGCCGATATTTTCAAACTCCACATGAATCAAGCGAGTCAGGAAGCAAAACGAGAACTGACGCAG CTGCTTATTGATGATATTAACGATAACAAGACAATTAAGGATATTATCGCCGACACGAAGGACATGTCGGCGAAATCTAACATTCCCGAGCATGAAGTCATTGGTCTC ATTTGGTCCACCGTAATGTCGCTAGCCGAGTGGAACAAGAAGGAAGAACTGGTTGCGGAGCAGGCACTGAAGCATCTGCGCACCTACACGCAGCTGTTCGAGGCGTTCACCTCCACCGACCGGTCGGAGATGGCGCTGCTGCTGAAGGTGCAAGAGTTTTGCTACGAAAACATGCACTTCATGAAGGCATTCTCCAAGATTGTGCTGCTGTTTTACAAGA CCGAAGTTGTTACCGAGGACTCGATCCTGAAGTGGTACAAGGAGGGCCATTCGAACAAGGGCAAGATGCACTTTCTGGAGCAGATGAGGAAGTTCATCGAGTGGTTGCAGAACGCCGAAGAAG AAACTGAATCTGAAGAAGAGGACTAA
- the LOC131287085 gene encoding large ribosomal subunit protein mL45 — protein MASFVAASRAALKFLQLPSSGLLAPCLQNAAILNQPQVRHRRTKHWDPKWKRLRKAKVVKIDIPNLNEKAEDLSQEQMKTRMKERGIMPPRPWLERPFYISCTGGVFEPYVPPEGDGRMSLVSREGAKQKIEQLEKKTKSMMAIRKIRSYDEDFEPPEFATLAQDLYIQAHRTLCEKNKYKLREIVTERAYPELMHNVADKTIHWQFLKSLEPPRVVHARCTDVITKENIFAQVTVRFHSQQTLAIYDRFGRLMHGSETLAKDCLEYVVFEKHLANEYGVWRLHEKIVPDWMPPKAPAFITYRVDDEPAPVETVAEETKEAVPVNESPKAEVAATA, from the exons ATGGCATCTTTCGTCGCTGCGAGTCGAGCAGCTCTTAAATTTCTCCAG CTACCATCGAGTGGACTCCTTGCGCCGTGCCTGCAAAATGCGGCCATCCTCAACCAGCCGCAGGTCCGGCACCGGCGTACAAAACATTGGGATCCAAAGTGGAAACGATTGCGTAAAGCAAAGGTCGTTAAGATCGATATTCCAAACTTGAACGAAAAAGCCGAGGATCTATCGCAGGAGCAGATGAAGACCCGCATGAAGGAGCGAGGCATCATGCCACCCCGTCCGTGGCTCGAACGCCCGTTCTACATCAGCTGCACCGGTGGTGTTTTCGAACCGTACGTTCCGCCAGAGGGCGATGGGCGTATGTCATTGGTTTCACGCGAAGGCGCCAAGCAGAAGATCGAAcagctggaaaagaaaaccaaatctATGATGGCCATTCGCAAGATCCGCAGCTACGATGAAGATTTCGAACCACCGGAGTTCGCTACATTGGCCCAGGATCTCTACATACAGGCACACCGGACGTTGTGCGAAAAGAACAAGTACAAGCTGCGCGAAATCGTTACCGAGCGAGCCTATCCGGAGCTGATGCACAACGTGGCGGACAAGACGATCCATTGGCAGTTTTTGAAATCACTTGAACCACCGCGAGTCGTCCATGCACGCTGCACGGATGTGATTACGAAGGAAAACATCTTTGCTCAGGTGACGGTACGGTTCCATAGTCAGCAAACGCTGGCTATCTACGATCGCTTCGGTCGGCTGATGCATGGTAGCGAAACATTGGCCAAGGATTGCCTGGAGTATGTGGTGTTCGAGAAACATCTGGCCAACGAGTATGGTGTCTGGAGGCTGCACGAAAAGATCGTACCGGACTGGATGCCACCAAAGGCGCCAGCATTTATCACCTACCGGGTGGATGACGAGCCGGCGCCGGTGGAAACAGTGGCTGAAGAAACTAAAGAAGCCGTGCCGGTCAATGAAAGTCCCAAAGCAGAGGTGGCAGCAACGGCATAA